A single window of Salmo trutta unplaced genomic scaffold, fSalTru1.1, whole genome shotgun sequence DNA harbors:
- the LOC115186666 gene encoding zinc finger protein 180-like: protein LIIHQRTHTGEKPYSCTECGKSFTQSSNLLSHQRTHTGEKSFSCNQCVKSFISSSYLTVHQRTHTGEKPYSCAQCGKTYISSCHLTRHQRVHTGEKSYSCNQCGKSFTRSDNLILHQRTHTGEKPYSCDQCGKSFTTSGSLTLHQRIHTGEKPYSCDQCGKSFTTSGPLTLHQRIHTGEKPYSCDQCGKSFAASGSLTLHQRIHTGEKPYSCDQCDKRFSDKR from the coding sequence ctgattatacaccagagaacacatacaggagagaaaccgtacagctgtactgaatgtgggaagagttttactcagtcaagcaacctgttatcacaccagaggacacacacaggagagaaatcttttagttgtaatcaatgtgtgaaaagttttatttcatctagttacctgactgtacaccagagaacacacacaggagagaaaccttatagctgtgctcaatgtgggaagacttatatttcatcttgccatctgactagacaccagcgagtacacacaggagagaaatcttatagctgtaatcaatgtgggaagagttttactcggtcaGACAACCtgatattacaccagagaacacacacaggagagaaaccttatagctgtgatcaatgtgggaagagttttactacatctggctctctgactctacaccagagaatacacacaggagagaaaccttatagctgtgatcaatgtgggaagagttttacaacgtctggccctctgactctacaccagagaatacacacaggagagaaaccttatagctgtgatcaatgtggtaagagttttgctgcatctggctctctgactctacaccagagaatacacacaggagagaaaccttatagctgtgatcagtgtgacaagagattctccgataaaaga